One part of the Lachnospiraceae bacterium JLR.KK002 genome encodes these proteins:
- a CDS encoding HD-GYP domain-containing protein, with protein MRYIETGKVEPGMILGKGIYDFSDRILLADGKMLTEELINRLAELGYAGIYIEDELSKDIRIQEAISTELRNAAVRSLQELNLEKALEFAEKIVDQILEAKTVSLDLMDMRSFDDYTYRHSVNVAVLSTVIAMGMGYGREDLIDLCVSAVFHDLGKMLIDKDILNKPGKLNPQEFEIMKQHPQLSYDMLAEKWNIPARVRMGALCHHENEDGSGYPKGLTGEKIHPFAKIIHVTDVYDALSSKRPYKEACSFSEALEYLMGGCGTMFDKKVVEAFLNYVPVYPKGSMVELSDGREALVVENYPRNLLRPQLRLTDGTTLDLLKGRENWNLTILRQAGGALAQPYES; from the coding sequence ATGAGATATATAGAAACAGGCAAAGTGGAACCGGGGATGATTCTGGGAAAGGGCATTTATGATTTTTCCGACCGCATTTTGCTGGCAGATGGAAAAATGCTGACAGAGGAGCTGATTAACCGGCTGGCTGAGCTGGGTTACGCAGGTATTTATATAGAGGATGAGCTGTCCAAAGACATCCGTATTCAGGAGGCCATTTCCACAGAACTGCGCAACGCTGCGGTTCGTTCTCTGCAGGAGCTGAACCTGGAGAAGGCCCTGGAATTTGCGGAGAAAATTGTGGACCAGATTCTGGAGGCGAAAACCGTCTCGCTGGATTTGATGGATATGCGTTCTTTTGACGATTATACTTACCGCCATTCCGTCAATGTGGCTGTGCTGTCTACGGTAATTGCCATGGGAATGGGGTATGGAAGAGAGGATTTAATTGATTTGTGCGTGTCGGCAGTTTTTCATGATCTGGGAAAAATGCTGATTGACAAAGATATTCTGAACAAGCCGGGAAAGCTGAATCCACAGGAATTTGAAATCATGAAACAGCACCCTCAGCTGTCTTATGACATGCTGGCGGAAAAGTGGAATATACCTGCAAGAGTGCGGATGGGCGCACTGTGCCATCACGAAAATGAGGATGGCAGCGGCTATCCGAAAGGTCTGACCGGTGAAAAAATCCATCCCTTTGCGAAAATCATCCATGTGACAGACGTGTATGACGCTCTGTCATCCAAACGCCCTTATAAAGAAGCCTGTTCTTTTTCTGAAGCCCTGGAGTATCTGATGGGCGGCTGCGGAACCATGTTTGATAAAAAAGTGGTAGAAGCATTTTTAAATTATGTACCGGTTTATCCCAAAGGTTCCATGGTGGAACTGTCAGACGGCAGGGAGGCTCTTGTGGTGGAAAATTATCCCCGGAATCTGCTGCGGCCCCAGCTTCGCCTGACGGACGGAACTACCCTGGATTTGCTGAAAGGACGGGAAAACTGGAATCTGACCATTCTCCGGCAGGCCGGAGGCGCCCTGGCGCAGCCTTACGAGTCCTGA
- a CDS encoding electron transfer flavoprotein subunit beta/FixA family protein: protein MKIVVCIKQVPDTKGGVKFNPDGTLDRGAMLTIMNPDDKAGLEAALRLKEQYGAEVTVLTMGLPKADEVLREAMAMGADKGILVTDRVLGGADTWATSTTIAGAIRNLEYDLIITGRQAIDGDTAQVGPQISEHLDIPVISYAQEIKIDGDYVVVQRQYEDRYHELKAKMPCLVTALSELNEPRYMTPGGIFDAYDKEVTVWGRADLKDVDDSDLGLKGSPTKIAKASDKVKKGAGEKVVPDTPEDAVAYITGKLKEKHVI from the coding sequence GTGAAAATCGTTGTATGTATAAAACAGGTACCAGATACCAAAGGCGGAGTGAAATTCAATCCAGATGGTACTCTGGACAGAGGTGCAATGCTTACCATCATGAATCCCGACGACAAAGCCGGACTGGAAGCAGCACTCAGATTAAAAGAGCAGTATGGTGCGGAAGTTACCGTACTTACCATGGGACTTCCCAAAGCAGACGAAGTTCTTCGTGAAGCAATGGCAATGGGTGCCGATAAAGGTATCCTTGTAACAGACAGAGTATTGGGAGGAGCAGATACATGGGCTACCTCTACCACAATTGCAGGAGCAATCCGGAATCTGGAATATGACCTGATTATCACAGGACGTCAGGCTATCGACGGAGATACCGCTCAGGTTGGGCCGCAGATTTCCGAACATCTGGATATCCCTGTAATTTCCTATGCACAGGAAATCAAAATTGACGGAGACTATGTAGTAGTTCAGCGTCAGTATGAAGATAGATATCATGAATTAAAAGCAAAAATGCCGTGTCTGGTAACCGCTCTTTCTGAATTGAACGAGCCGCGTTATATGACGCCGGGCGGAATTTTTGACGCATATGACAAAGAAGTAACCGTATGGGGCCGGGCAGATCTGAAAGATGTGGACGATTCTGACCTTGGTTTGAAAGGATCACCTACCAAGATTGCAAAAGCATCTGATAAAGTAAAGAAAGGTGCCGGAGAAAAAGTTGTTCCCGATACACCGGAAGATGCAGTTGCCTATATTACAGGTAAACTGAAAGAGAAACACGTAATCTAA
- a CDS encoding phosphoribosylaminoimidazolesuccinocarboxamide synthase — MSIQEFKPIKEGKVREVYDNGDNLIIVATDRISAFDVILKNRITQKGAILTKMSKFWFDFTRDIVPNHMISTETSDMPEFFRSENFDGNSMKCKKLDMLPVECIVRGYITGSGWESYQKNGTVCGIRLPEGLKESDKLPEPVYTPTTKAELGLHDEHITFEESVEILEKLHPGRGADYAKQIQEYTIRLYEKCAEYARSKGIIIADTKFEFGLDENGCVVLGDEMLTPDSSRFWPLEGYEPGKSQPSFDKQFVRDWLKQNPDSDYLLPEEVVTKTVDKYKEAYELLTGEKFA, encoded by the coding sequence ATGAGCATTCAGGAATTTAAACCGATAAAAGAAGGAAAAGTACGTGAGGTCTATGACAACGGGGATAACCTGATTATCGTGGCCACAGACAGGATTTCCGCCTTTGATGTTATTTTAAAAAACAGAATTACACAAAAAGGTGCGATTTTAACAAAGATGTCGAAGTTCTGGTTTGATTTTACCAGAGATATTGTGCCGAATCATATGATTTCCACAGAAACGTCAGATATGCCGGAATTTTTCCGCAGTGAGAATTTTGACGGAAACAGCATGAAATGTAAGAAACTGGATATGCTTCCCGTGGAGTGTATTGTGCGGGGCTATATTACAGGAAGCGGCTGGGAGAGCTATCAGAAAAATGGTACCGTATGCGGAATCAGGCTTCCCGAAGGGCTGAAAGAATCCGATAAACTGCCGGAGCCCGTCTATACTCCCACCACCAAGGCGGAGCTCGGACTTCATGACGAACATATTACCTTTGAGGAAAGTGTGGAGATTCTGGAGAAGCTCCATCCGGGCAGAGGCGCGGATTATGCGAAACAGATTCAGGAATATACCATTCGGTTATATGAAAAGTGTGCGGAATATGCCCGGAGCAAAGGAATCATTATTGCCGATACCAAATTTGAATTCGGACTGGATGAAAATGGATGCGTGGTTCTGGGAGATGAAATGCTGACCCCGGACAGCTCCAGATTCTGGCCTCTGGAAGGCTATGAGCCTGGAAAATCCCAGCCCTCTTTTGATAAACAGTTTGTGAGGGACTGGTTAAAGCAGAATCCGGACAGTGATTACCTGCTGCCGGAGGAAGTTGTCACAAAAACAGTGGACAAATATAAAGAGGCATATGAACTTTTAACCGGAGAGAAATTCGCATAA
- a CDS encoding electron transfer flavoprotein subunit alpha/FixB family protein codes for MGLEAYKGVYVFAQQVDNVLSGIAFELLGKAKDLAKDLNTDVTAVLIGSDVKGLADQLAEYGADKVIVVDDPELKEYRTEPYTHALASVINEYKPEIMLVGATAIGRDLGPRVSARVKTGLTADCTVLEIGDFPLNPVPGKEDEQKHNQLLMTRPAFGGNTIATIACPDNRPQMATVRPGVMQKIDPIKGAKANVVEYNPGFAPNDKYVEILNVVKAVKETEDIMEAKILVSGGRGVGSAENFKMLQDLADVIGGTVSCSRAVVENGWKPVDLQVGQTGKTVRPNVYFAIGISGAIQHVAGMEEADIIIAINKDEDAPIFDVADYGVVGDLHKVVPALTEALKAEMAK; via the coding sequence ATGGGTTTAGAAGCATATAAAGGAGTATATGTCTTTGCACAGCAGGTAGATAATGTATTAAGCGGAATTGCTTTTGAGCTGCTTGGCAAGGCAAAAGACCTGGCAAAAGATTTAAATACAGATGTAACAGCAGTACTGATTGGTTCAGACGTGAAAGGTCTGGCAGACCAGCTTGCAGAGTATGGCGCTGATAAGGTAATCGTTGTGGACGATCCGGAACTGAAAGAATACAGAACAGAGCCTTATACCCATGCACTTGCATCTGTTATCAACGAATACAAACCGGAAATTATGCTGGTAGGCGCTACCGCAATCGGCCGTGACCTTGGCCCCCGCGTATCTGCAAGGGTAAAAACAGGTCTGACCGCAGACTGTACCGTACTGGAAATCGGCGATTTCCCGCTGAATCCTGTTCCGGGTAAAGAAGATGAGCAGAAACACAATCAGTTACTGATGACCCGTCCTGCATTCGGCGGCAATACCATTGCAACCATTGCATGTCCGGATAACCGTCCTCAGATGGCAACCGTACGTCCTGGCGTTATGCAGAAAATTGACCCCATTAAGGGCGCAAAAGCAAACGTGGTAGAGTACAATCCCGGATTTGCTCCTAATGATAAATACGTTGAAATCCTGAACGTGGTAAAGGCTGTAAAAGAAACAGAAGATATCATGGAAGCAAAGATTCTGGTGTCCGGCGGACGTGGAGTAGGAAGTGCAGAGAACTTCAAAATGCTGCAGGATCTGGCAGATGTAATCGGCGGAACCGTAAGCTGCTCCCGTGCAGTAGTGGAAAACGGATGGAAGCCGGTAGATTTGCAGGTAGGACAGACCGGTAAGACCGTTCGCCCGAACGTATACTTTGCAATCGGTATTTCCGGAGCAATCCAGCACGTGGCTGGTATGGAAGAAGCAGACATCATCATCGCAATCAACAAAGATGAAGACGCTCCAATCTTTGACGTAGCTGACTATGGCGTAGTTGGAGATTTACATAAAGTTGTTCCGGCTCTGACAGAAGCACTGAAAGCTGAAATGGCAAAATAG
- the purB gene encoding adenylosuccinate lyase encodes MSTDRYNSPLSERYASKEMQYIFSPDMKFRTWRKLWIALAETELELGLSENGKPVITQEQIEELKSHAEDINYEVAREREKLVRHDVMSHVYAYGQQCPKAAGIIHLGATSCYVGDNTDVIVMREALKLVHRKLVNVIAELARFADTYKNLPTLAFTHFQPAQPTTVGKRASLWLQEFLMDLEDLEYVMGSLKLLGSKGTTGTQASFQELFAGDQETIDKIDPMIAEKMGFSECYAVSGQTYSRKVDTRVLNVLAGIAASAHKMSNDIRLLQHLKEVEEPFEKNQIGSSAMAYKRNPMRSERIASLARYVMVDAMNPAITSATQWFERTLDDSANKRLSVPEGFLAVDGILDLCLNVVDGLVVYEKVIRKHMMAELPFMATENIMMDAVKNGGNRQEMHEKIRQLSMEAGKHVKEEGKDNNLLDLIAADPAFNLTLEELEQSMEPSRYVGRAPLQVEKFLAQEVRPVLEKNKEILGMTAEINV; translated from the coding sequence ATGTCGACAGACAGATATAACAGCCCCTTATCAGAGCGATATGCCAGTAAGGAAATGCAGTATATTTTTTCACCGGATATGAAATTCCGTACCTGGAGGAAGCTCTGGATAGCCCTTGCGGAAACAGAGCTGGAACTGGGTTTAAGTGAAAACGGAAAACCTGTCATTACACAGGAACAGATAGAGGAACTGAAAAGCCATGCGGAGGATATCAATTATGAGGTGGCCAGGGAACGGGAAAAGCTGGTAAGGCATGATGTGATGAGCCATGTATACGCTTATGGGCAGCAGTGCCCCAAAGCGGCAGGTATTATCCATCTGGGCGCAACCTCCTGCTATGTGGGAGACAATACGGATGTTATTGTCATGAGAGAAGCCCTGAAGCTGGTGCATCGGAAGCTGGTGAATGTGATTGCGGAACTGGCCAGATTTGCCGATACCTATAAGAATCTGCCAACCCTTGCCTTTACCCATTTTCAGCCGGCCCAGCCCACCACCGTAGGAAAACGGGCCTCTCTTTGGCTGCAGGAATTTCTGATGGATCTGGAAGATCTGGAATACGTGATGGGAAGTCTGAAGCTGCTGGGCTCCAAGGGAACCACCGGAACCCAGGCAAGTTTCCAGGAGCTGTTTGCAGGAGATCAGGAAACCATTGACAAAATTGACCCCATGATTGCAGAGAAAATGGGATTTTCAGAGTGTTATGCTGTGTCCGGACAGACTTATTCCAGGAAAGTGGATACCAGAGTGCTGAACGTCCTTGCAGGAATTGCCGCCAGCGCTCATAAAATGTCCAATGATATCCGTCTGCTCCAGCATTTGAAGGAAGTGGAAGAGCCTTTTGAGAAAAACCAGATTGGCTCCTCCGCCATGGCATATAAGAGGAACCCCATGCGCAGCGAGCGGATTGCTTCCCTGGCCCGGTATGTGATGGTGGATGCAATGAATCCGGCCATTACCTCTGCTACCCAGTGGTTTGAGCGTACCCTGGATGATTCTGCTAATAAACGCCTTTCCGTACCGGAGGGCTTTCTTGCGGTAGACGGAATTCTGGATTTATGCCTGAACGTGGTGGACGGTCTTGTGGTATATGAGAAAGTAATCCGCAAACATATGATGGCGGAACTGCCTTTTATGGCAACGGAAAATATCATGATGGACGCGGTGAAAAATGGCGGAAACCGTCAGGAAATGCATGAGAAAATCCGTCAGCTTTCCATGGAAGCAGGAAAGCATGTAAAAGAAGAAGGAAAAGATAATAATCTGCTGGATCTGATTGCGGCAGACCCGGCCTTTAACCTGACCCTGGAAGAACTGGAGCAGTCCATGGAGCCTTCCAGATATGTGGGCAGAGCGCCTCTCCAGGTGGAGAAATTCCTGGCACAGGAGGTCCGGCCGGTTTTGGAGAAGAATAAAGAGATTCTTGGCATGACAGCCGAGATTAATGTATAG
- a CDS encoding acyl-CoA dehydrogenase yields MDFSLDKKHEMARTLFREFAENEVKPLAQEVDETEKFPRGTVEKMQKIGFMGIPIPKEYGGQGCDPLTYIMCVEELSKVCGTTGVIVSAHTSLCCDPIMTYGNEEQKQKYLAPLARGEKLGAFALTEPGAGTDAQGCQTKAVLDGDEWVLNGSKCFITNGKEADIYIVIAITSVVEDKRGRKKKNFSTFIVEKGTPGFSFGTKEKKMGIRGSATYELIFEDCRIPKENLLGPEGKGFPIAMHTLDGGRIGIAAQALGIAEGALDATIAYTKERKQFGRSIAMQQNTQFQLADMAAKIEAAQMLVYKAAMAKATQKVYSVEAAKAKLFAAEVAMDVTTRCVQLFGGYGYIREYDVERMMRDAKITEIYEGTSEVQRMVISGALLK; encoded by the coding sequence ATGGATTTTTCTTTAGATAAGAAACATGAAATGGCGAGAACTCTGTTCAGAGAGTTTGCTGAAAACGAAGTAAAGCCTCTTGCTCAGGAAGTTGACGAGACAGAAAAATTCCCAAGAGGAACCGTAGAGAAAATGCAGAAAATCGGATTCATGGGTATCCCGATTCCGAAAGAGTACGGCGGACAGGGCTGCGATCCCCTTACCTACATTATGTGCGTGGAGGAATTGTCCAAAGTTTGCGGTACTACCGGTGTAATTGTATCCGCACACACCTCTCTCTGCTGCGACCCCATTATGACATATGGTAATGAAGAACAGAAACAGAAATATCTTGCACCTCTTGCAAGAGGAGAGAAACTGGGCGCATTTGCTCTGACAGAGCCGGGCGCAGGTACGGACGCACAGGGCTGCCAGACAAAAGCAGTGTTAGACGGAGACGAATGGGTACTGAACGGCTCCAAATGCTTTATTACCAACGGTAAAGAAGCTGATATTTATATCGTAATCGCAATCACAAGCGTTGTGGAAGATAAGAGAGGAAGAAAGAAAAAGAATTTCTCCACCTTTATCGTAGAAAAAGGAACACCGGGCTTCTCCTTCGGAACAAAAGAGAAGAAAATGGGTATCCGCGGCTCCGCTACATATGAACTGATTTTTGAAGACTGCAGAATTCCGAAAGAGAATCTGTTAGGACCGGAAGGAAAGGGATTCCCCATCGCAATGCATACACTGGACGGCGGACGTATCGGTATCGCAGCTCAGGCTCTCGGTATTGCAGAAGGCGCACTGGATGCAACCATCGCTTATACAAAAGAGAGAAAACAGTTTGGACGTTCCATCGCAATGCAGCAGAATACCCAGTTCCAGTTAGCAGACATGGCAGCTAAGATTGAAGCGGCTCAGATGCTGGTTTACAAGGCAGCTATGGCAAAAGCTACTCAGAAAGTTTACTCTGTGGAAGCAGCAAAGGCAAAATTATTTGCAGCAGAGGTTGCCATGGACGTAACTACCAGATGCGTACAGCTTTTCGGCGGATACGGATACATCAGAGAGTACGATGTAGAGCGTATGATGCGTGACGCCAAGATTACAGAAATCTATGAAGGAACTTCCGAAGTTCAGCGTATGGTTATTTCCGGCGCACTGTTGAAATAG
- a CDS encoding CapA family protein, with protein sequence MKNTLMIFWLFVLLLTGWSQWERGRNLYSVSGNSVLKETGICGEGISERIPEGKEIISDSERFIEKILNWGGEAFLGGYPADTSFFQWFRGQYGEENLSALKEAAGNPEQDAESWYQITGKSIHTLWSEYCRDTGLYPEYGEIKLYEKECGEPDRAVMDFTGDVNLAEGWSTTRYLDGRAGGIQDCFSPALLTEMRQADILMINNEFAYSTRGNPLPGKSYTFRASPERVSVLQELETDIVSLANNHVFDFGEEALLDTLDTLEQAGIPCVGAGRNLEEAMEPVYFIVNGRKIAIVSATQIERSASYTREATETSGGVLKTQNPDKFLQVIEKAEKQSDCVIAFVHWGTENTSYYGTDQTELGAAFIEAGADVVVGGHTHCLQGFDFYNDKPIIYSLGNFWFNNRTLDTGIFQVILHTDSNQTEVRFLPCVQRGCITSLTEEPQEKQRILDFMQRISAPGVQVDGEGYVIP encoded by the coding sequence ATGAAAAATACACTGATGATTTTCTGGCTGTTTGTCCTGTTGCTGACAGGCTGGAGCCAGTGGGAGAGGGGCCGGAACCTTTATTCCGTATCCGGGAATTCTGTTTTGAAAGAAACGGGCATATGCGGTGAAGGAATCTCTGAGAGAATACCGGAAGGAAAAGAAATAATTTCAGATTCGGAGCGGTTCATAGAAAAAATCCTGAACTGGGGCGGGGAAGCATTTCTGGGCGGGTATCCTGCAGATACGTCTTTTTTTCAATGGTTTCGCGGACAGTATGGGGAGGAAAATTTATCTGCTCTGAAGGAGGCAGCCGGAAACCCGGAGCAGGATGCGGAAAGCTGGTATCAGATTACCGGGAAATCCATTCATACTCTCTGGAGCGAATACTGCAGAGATACGGGACTTTACCCGGAGTATGGGGAGATAAAACTGTATGAAAAGGAGTGCGGGGAGCCGGACCGGGCTGTGATGGATTTTACAGGAGACGTCAATCTGGCGGAAGGCTGGTCCACCACCAGGTATCTGGACGGGAGAGCAGGAGGCATTCAGGACTGTTTTTCGCCGGCGCTGCTGACAGAAATGAGACAGGCGGATATACTTATGATAAATAATGAATTTGCCTACAGCACCAGAGGAAATCCTCTGCCGGGGAAAAGCTATACCTTCCGGGCCAGTCCGGAACGGGTCTCTGTTTTGCAGGAACTGGAAACAGATATTGTGTCTCTGGCGAATAACCATGTATTTGATTTTGGCGAGGAAGCCCTGCTGGACACGCTGGATACTCTGGAACAGGCAGGAATTCCCTGTGTGGGAGCCGGAAGAAATCTGGAGGAAGCCATGGAGCCTGTCTACTTTATTGTAAATGGAAGAAAAATCGCCATTGTATCCGCCACTCAGATTGAGCGTTCCGCCAGTTACACCAGGGAAGCCACGGAAACCAGCGGAGGCGTACTGAAAACCCAAAATCCCGATAAATTTCTGCAGGTGATTGAAAAAGCAGAGAAGCAGAGCGACTGTGTCATTGCTTTCGTTCACTGGGGAACGGAAAACACCAGCTATTACGGGACAGATCAGACAGAACTGGGAGCAGCCTTTATTGAAGCCGGGGCAGATGTTGTGGTGGGCGGCCATACCCACTGCCTGCAGGGATTTGATTTTTATAATGACAAACCCATAATATACAGTCTGGGAAACTTCTGGTTTAATAACAGGACGCTGGATACGGGAATTTTCCAGGTAATCCTCCATACGGACAGCAATCAGACAGAGGTTCGTTTTTTGCCCTGTGTGCAGCGGGGCTGTATCACATCCCTGACGGAAGAACCGCAGGAAAAACAGCGAATTCTGGATTTTATGCAGCGGATTTCCGCGCCGGGGGTCCAGGTGGACGGGGAAGGATATGTTATCCCATAA
- the purF gene encoding amidophosphoribosyltransferase has product MDNRKRDFSLDKPQEECGVFGMYDFDGNHVASTIYYGLFALQHRGQESCGIAVSETAGPRGKVTSHKGMGLVNEVFTQESLEGMKGDIGVGHVRYSTAGASTRENAQPLVLNYVKGTLGLAHNGNLINAGELRKELEYTGAIFQTTIDSEVIAYHIARERLKSHTVEEAVRRAAEKIRGAYALVIMSPRKLIGVRDPFGFKPLCIGKRDNAWIIASESCALETVGAEFVRDVLPGEVVAITPEGIKSDTSLCLPKEQEARCIFEYIYFARPDSHIDGVSVYGARIKAGRFLAMDSPVEADLVTGVPESGNAAALGYSLESGIPYGTAFVKNGYVGRTFIKPGQSSRESGVRVKLNVLREAVRGKRIIMIDDSIVRGTTSDRIVRMLREAGAAEVHVRISSPPFLWPCYFGTDIPEREQLIAYNRSVEEIRQIIGADTLGYLNISRLQEMAEGLPICKGCFSGEYPLEPPTEDIRGDYDR; this is encoded by the coding sequence ATGGATAACAGAAAAAGGGATTTTAGCCTGGATAAACCGCAGGAAGAATGCGGTGTGTTCGGAATGTATGATTTTGACGGCAACCATGTGGCTTCCACCATTTACTATGGGCTGTTTGCACTGCAGCACAGAGGCCAGGAAAGCTGCGGAATTGCAGTCAGCGAGACCGCAGGCCCCAGAGGGAAGGTGACTTCCCATAAAGGCATGGGACTGGTCAATGAAGTATTTACCCAGGAATCACTGGAGGGAATGAAGGGAGATATCGGCGTGGGGCATGTGCGCTATTCCACTGCCGGGGCTTCCACCCGTGAAAATGCACAGCCGCTGGTACTGAACTATGTAAAAGGAACCCTTGGGCTGGCCCATAACGGGAATCTTATCAACGCAGGCGAGCTGCGGAAAGAACTGGAATACACCGGAGCGATTTTTCAGACCACCATTGATTCGGAAGTGATTGCATACCACATTGCCAGAGAGCGTTTAAAGTCCCATACCGTGGAGGAAGCGGTACGCCGGGCGGCGGAGAAAATCAGAGGAGCCTATGCCCTGGTGATTATGAGCCCCCGAAAGCTCATTGGCGTCCGGGACCCCTTTGGCTTTAAACCTCTCTGTATCGGAAAGCGCGATAATGCCTGGATCATCGCATCGGAAAGCTGCGCGCTGGAAACGGTCGGAGCGGAGTTTGTGCGGGACGTACTGCCGGGAGAAGTGGTAGCCATTACACCGGAAGGAATCAAATCCGATACCAGCCTCTGTCTGCCGAAAGAGCAGGAGGCCAGATGTATTTTTGAGTATATTTATTTCGCAAGGCCGGACAGCCATATCGACGGCGTCAGCGTTTATGGCGCCAGAATCAAAGCAGGGCGTTTTCTGGCCATGGATTCTCCGGTGGAGGCGGATCTGGTGACGGGAGTACCGGAATCGGGCAATGCGGCGGCTCTTGGATATTCCCTGGAATCGGGAATTCCCTACGGGACAGCCTTTGTAAAAAACGGTTATGTGGGTCGGACCTTTATTAAACCGGGGCAGAGCAGCCGGGAGTCCGGCGTGCGGGTGAAGCTGAATGTGCTGAGGGAAGCAGTCAGAGGTAAACGAATCATTATGATTGACGATTCCATTGTCCGGGGAACCACCTCGGACCGTATCGTGCGTATGCTCCGGGAGGCAGGAGCCGCTGAGGTGCATGTGCGGATTTCTTCGCCGCCCTTTCTGTGGCCCTGTTATTTTGGAACGGATATTCCGGAGCGGGAGCAGCTGATTGCATACAACAGGTCTGTGGAAGAAATCCGCCAGATTATCGGTGCGGATACATTAGGCTACCTGAATATCTCGCGTCTTCAGGAGATGGCGGAAGGACTGCCCATCTGTAAAGGCTGTTTTTCAGGAGAATATCCCCTGGAGCCACCCACAGAAGACATCAGAGGAGATTATGACAGATAG
- the gpmI gene encoding 2,3-bisphosphoglycerate-independent phosphoglycerate mutase, with product MSRKPTVLMILDGFGLNEKQEANAVYEANTPNIDGLMKDCPFVRGYASGLSVGLPDGQMGNSEVGHLNMGAGRIVYQELTRITKEIEDGDFFKNEALLKGMKNAKENNSALHLYGLLSDGGVHSHNTHLYGLLELARREGIEKVYVHCFLDGRDTAPTSGKGFMEELEAKMKEIGVGEIATVSGRYYAMDRDNRWDRVEKAYKALVLGEGNRTSNAVEAVAASYAEAVTDEFVVPTVVEKDGKPVATIQDKDTIIFFNFRPDRAREITRTFCMDEFDGFDRGPRKDVTYICFTEYDVTIPNKTIAFHKVELTNTFGEFLAANGKTQARIAETEKYAHVTFFFNGGVEEPNQGEDRILVNSPKVATYDLKPEMSAYEVCDKLVDAIKSDKYDVIIINFANPDMVGHTGVEAAAIKAVEAVDTCVGKAVAALKEVDGVMFLCADHGNAEQLIDYNTGESFTAHTINPVPFILINYDDAYTLREGGCLADIAPTLIEIMGMEQPEEMTGKSLLVKR from the coding sequence ATGAGCAGGAAACCCACAGTATTGATGATTCTGGATGGTTTTGGTTTAAATGAAAAGCAGGAAGCAAATGCGGTGTATGAGGCAAATACACCCAATATCGACGGACTGATGAAGGACTGTCCTTTTGTCAGAGGTTATGCCAGCGGACTTTCCGTAGGACTTCCCGACGGACAGATGGGGAACTCCGAGGTAGGCCATCTGAATATGGGAGCCGGAAGAATTGTTTATCAGGAGCTGACCAGAATTACCAAAGAAATTGAAGACGGAGATTTCTTTAAGAATGAAGCGCTGCTGAAGGGCATGAAGAATGCAAAAGAGAACAATTCCGCCCTGCACCTCTACGGACTGTTATCCGATGGAGGCGTACACAGCCACAATACCCATTTATACGGACTGCTGGAACTGGCAAGACGGGAAGGGATTGAGAAAGTGTACGTACACTGCTTCCTGGACGGACGTGATACGGCTCCCACTTCCGGAAAAGGATTTATGGAAGAACTGGAAGCAAAAATGAAGGAAATCGGCGTGGGAGAAATCGCTACGGTATCCGGGCGTTATTACGCCATGGACCGTGACAACCGCTGGGACAGAGTGGAGAAGGCATACAAAGCCCTTGTCCTGGGAGAAGGAAACCGCACGTCCAATGCAGTGGAGGCGGTGGCAGCTTCCTATGCGGAAGCTGTAACGGATGAATTTGTGGTTCCCACCGTAGTGGAAAAGGACGGGAAGCCGGTGGCAACCATCCAGGACAAAGATACCATTATTTTCTTCAATTTCCGTCCTGATCGGGCGAGAGAGATAACCAGAACCTTCTGTATGGATGAATTTGACGGATTTGACAGAGGGCCAAGAAAAGATGTGACCTACATCTGCTTTACCGAGTATGATGTGACCATCCCCAATAAAACAATTGCATTCCACAAAGTGGAGCTGACCAATACATTCGGAGAATTTCTGGCAGCCAACGGCAAGACCCAGGCCAGAATTGCCGAGACAGAGAAATATGCCCATGTTACTTTCTTTTTCAACGGAGGCGTGGAAGAGCCCAATCAGGGAGAAGACCGTATTCTGGTAAATTCCCCCAAAGTTGCAACTTACGACCTGAAACCGGAAATGAGCGCATACGAGGTATGCGACAAGCTGGTGGACGCCATCAAATCCGACAAATATGATGTGATTATCATTAACTTTGCCAATCCTGACATGGTGGGCCATACCGGTGTGGAAGCGGCAGCCATCAAGGCTGTGGAAGCAGTGGATACCTGCGTGGGAAAAGCAGTGGCAGCATTGAAAGAAGTGGACGGCGTTATGTTCCTGTGCGCAGACCATGGAAATGCGGAGCAGCTGATTGATTACAATACAGGGGAGAGCTTTACGGCCCATACCATCAATCCGGTTCCCTTTATTCTGATTAACTATGATGATGCATATACCCTGCGGGAGGGCGGCTGCCTGGCAGATATTGCGCCTACTTTAATCGAAATTATGGGAATGGAGCAGCCGGAAGAGATGACCGGAAAATCACTGCTGGTAAAACGATAA